The nucleotide window AATGTTGCAAGTGCATAGACAAAGTGCCcacacttcgtttttttttttttttttcgtttctttttttttctttctttcttcatttcactGTATGCTGAGACTACACACATAAATCAAACGGCGCAGTTAGCCAAATCAacatgaagggaaaggaaaattctcgacctgtatatttctttatttaacaAATGTTCAAATTTCCCGGGCCCGTCGTCCATCTTCAGGGGGCCCTCCAAGGATCGATCGTGTTAACTTAACGTAAGTGATGAAGGGCGTCGGGCGTAAGGTGACAACCAGTGTGATTTGATTGGTAGTTTGATTTTTACAGTTGAAAgtattattccttttcctccaatatatacatacatacagcttctgatatataaactatacatatcggtataacacagacatatatgtataaatatatagacataatttAGCATTAAAAGGGTGTGTTTTCTATCCAGTAGAAATAACATAAATCATATTGCGCTCTACAAGGAAGCTTCTATCGCCCAGGGTTAGACTCCACCTGTGACGAGACAAGGAAACGGGGAAATGCATACACAACGGGAAAGCAAGGCAGCTAAACGTGCACTCTCCTAAATGCATATAAAACTGTAAACATAACAATGAATTGGTACAATGTGATTGACAACAGTTTTGCTGTGAGAGGACAAGAATTCACTATAGTACGAAAATATGCGAGTATTCATGTCACACATTAAGTCCATATATATTCTCTGTTCTTATTATTTACTGCAGTGGCAATAAGGATGCCAAAACAAGTTCACGGTTGTACATATAAACTGTAGGCTTATAAATACCACATAAAAACAACATTTCCTCCTCATGATTTAGCTCGAAGCCATTTACAAAATATCAACCCTCTTATTAACGTTGTAGTGTGAGCTTTTCTCCGGTACTCCGTATGTAAAATCTTAAGCTAAGCATTTATTTTACTGGACGAAATACGTTATACATGGTCACGTGATCCGCTGTAAGTATTAAGTATTAAGGTAGCAGCTTCGTGACGTCATGCACgtgttctgtttctcttttgttttctctttctccttctcatttgtTGCCATAAAACTGTCATTTCCGTTATTATATTTTCACGCTTTCATTCTACACTCGCTAAGGTTTTAAAGTAAGAAGGTATCtaatgatgtgtatatacatatacatgtaaatcagACGAGAGACGCGTCAAGGACAGATCCTCAAAAAAAGTCTCTCAActtaaaaaacagagaaagaaaaatatatatataaatgattcaaCGCGACTAAACCGACACGGTGGCggcaaaacatataaaaaacgGATTTTCCATCATCCTTTTACAGTATTGATTATTTGCAAATATTCAGGACTATTTTAAGAAGCAAATGATAATTGATGACAGAATTATATACACTAATAGGGACTAGTCTCGCCTTGATCATAATGGCATCAGCAGTGAATCGTCAGGTTAGGACACGGTGATCGTAAGTCACTGCCAAAGAACAGTGAATTGATGATATGCAAGTTCTTTCTCAAGCTgctgtcatatatttttttttttttttcccgtttgttATCGTTATGTTTCTAACACCTAACCTACGATATCAACCTCGGAATAATAAAGAACAAGGTAAAAAAAGCCTTGAGAGGGGTTTTCAGTTGTCagtaaaatcaaatacaaaggacctcaaatacaagaaaaacaaaaacgtggCCTGTGATTGTCTCGGAAACGTTACAAAGGtaaatgattattatatatattatatagagttCTCATCTGATTGACTCGGCGTGTAAAATCTTACCGATTTCtgctttgtctttttcatttcttaaaaTGGATGATAACTTTGTGGTTGTTATATCGTTGGTAAAGATGTTAGTGTTtccgacaaaagaagaaaaaaaaaagcacggaggtgtcataattataatgaaatgccGTCGACGATTATCAACTATTTGGTGTTTTTCGTTACTAACTACCAaaaattatctataaatatatgaacgaCAGTTAGCGCCAACTAACAAATATAAGCTTACTTAGTTATGTCAAAAAGAAGCTCGCACAGAACCTCAAAGTTTATATGCTATGATAAAAACTAAAGAAATTTGTGCTTTCTGGCTGACATGTGACATAAGGGAGGTGTCCTTGCGTACCTGACAATGACATGAATGGCTTGAACATatgacatgacaaaaaaaaaaaatgggtcttccttctctatttcttatttccattcttacagtattttctttctttttcctctccctttcctcatttcctcacttTATGTCGCACATCACATCAGAAAACTcaaattatttcaaatatatattgttttttttttacctaacgtTGGTAAAGCTTAATCTATAGATTTCCTCCGGGAGTGACCGAACTATAAGATGTGCaggtatgtgagtatatgtgtatgtatgtgtacaggaattatatatatatccatcataaATATCTTGTACATGGCATCCCCATATGGCAAGAAACTACTCTTGGCCTCTTTTTATCCTGGTGaagtaactttatatatatatatatatatatatatatatatatatatatacacacatatacatacactgtacgttacatatatatatatatatccctcgctGAGTGCAAGAAAACGCCAATTTTGAGCGTGGGCCATTTAAGCATACCTAAAATTACATACTCTTTAATAGCAAAAAGGACAGCCGACCTTCCCTTGTCTCAGTCATGATAAAAGTGGAGGAAAGCATCGCCTCCTTATCTACTAAGTAGTACTAAAATGGACATTGTCTAAGCCACTAGGACATGGCTAAATGAGCCAAGCTCAAATAGGACATTTTTTGACATCAACTTttcttgcatttatatatatatatatgtgtgtgtgtgtgtgtgtgtgtgtgtgtgtgtgtgtgtgtgtgtgtgtataaacacatatatgtgtgtgtgtatatgtatatatatatttatatatatatattttttatatatacatatttatatacatatatccaagtatacacacacatatgtagatacattatatatgtatacacacacacacacatacacacacacacacacacacacacacacacacacacacacacacacacacacacgcacacacacacacacgcacacacacacacaaatacacacacacacacacacacatatatatatatatatatatatcttatatatatatatacatatatacatatatacatatatatctacatgcacagATAAACTCGAACAAGAACAAGTGGATGTTTTCATGTACAtgctgcatatgtataaatatatgtgtataaatagaaatatgagtgtatatatgtatatatatatttatacataaacatatatatatatatgtatatatatgtatatatatacacatacataaacagtacacagtatatatatacatacttacatttatatacatatatacacacatatgtatacatatatatatacctttattaatatatttatatatatatgtgtattcaaatatatatatatgaatgcacgtatttatataaagatatagatagatattattgtgagtttgtgtgagtatgcatatgtatatgtgtacacacacacaaatatatgataatatatatacatatatacatataggtgtgtgtgtgtgtaaatgtatgtatatatatagatatatatagatatgtatatgtatatatatacatatatataattggatatatatacGAGACAGATCTTGATTATCTATGCTCTATAAACATTATGAAATTAActtatattatgtacattatattatGCAAGATTCGTGTACAGGAATGAAACATAATGACATGAACTCGACCAAAGGGACTGTATATACAGGGCGCCTGACACCAAGACTTGTGACATCTCGTGACTCTCGTGACTCTTATGCTGCTATTTAAAATCTACCATTATTTCTTATGTGGAAGTAACTAAATAtagcatacatagacatattttaTTCAACCAACAGTAAACATAACGAAGGAATATATTCTATACAtgtgttttaaatatttatatatatattgtaagaccTGCTTTGCACTAACTGGCAACAATTATGCTCGATTCCCATCTTTCTCAAAACgctatctcatttttttctctcagttctcAGTATCTCGCAGATGGACACATTATACTAGGTATTCAACGGGTCTAGAGCATTTACCACCTAGGATACGCTTTCAAATTGCTCTCTGGGATATATACATCTCTCAAAAAGGGGGATTTGTATTCGAATGGGTATCTATACAaagtacaaaagagagaaagatctgaAAGCTTTCCGTACTAATCCAACGTCGATCTTTACACAATAAATGCCATTGGAAGTCGACAAACTGCCAACTGACGAAATCTCCTGCTCCTGCCCAAGCGGTCGTTCCCCGTGATTGCATTATGTCGTTTGAAGGTACTTTAAGTTGTGGAAAAGTATAGTTTAAGGGTAGTCTGAGTCGTGGCGAAGAGGGCTTGAAGATAGTTCGGGTcgtaggggaagaaagaggtcTGGAAGGCAGTTTGGGTCGTGAAAACAAGAGAGCTTCAAGGTAGCATGGTTCGCGGGAAAGTGAGTCTTCTcagaatgtttgtgtttgtgtctgttgcgTCCGAAGACTCGTCTGATTCAGCCTCAGGCGTTGGCGGTGAGCGGAGGTCCTCGCTGCTCGTGGTGCTGTGCTCGGCGGTGTTGTGGCTCGCGGTGGTCTTGCTGCGGCCTCGCTGGAAGCTGTTCCGCGTTCTGTGAGGGAGGCACGAGGATGAGGATCATGGTTTTCCAAGTATTACTTCTAGGGGGAAAAAATCTCTAAAATCTAGAACAAAACGCTTGATTATTCACTAAGCTAAAGTTTTTCGATTTGATTACCAACAGCCTAACAAGGCTGTTCTGTTGAAAGTACGATATTTATCCTTAAAATACGCTTGCCACCAGTAAGCgccaagcaaaaacaaacaaactgaaaccTGTCATCCAAGAAGTTAGAATGTGAACCATCTTCAAATGAATTCTCATTAAAATCAGACAATATGTTGTCATCCACACTAAAAAAAATCTAGAttataaaacaaacaagtaatCGATACGAACACTTTTCTGCAAGGAACTGTCGTCTTGACCATGGTAGTTGACCCCCGCAGTGCTAATGGGGGGGTTGTGTCCGCTGTTGGCTGCGTGCTCGGCGGCGAGGTCTGGAACCTTCGACGTCGACTGGTTCACCACGTCAGCTGCCTGGCCCTCGCCTGTTGGAGAGCGAGAGGTGAGTGTGAGGGGTCGGAGGGAAAAAGGACCTCCCTCGCCTTCTTTGGGCTTTACCTCTGtttcctgtttctccctttctcctcttattcgtAGTCTTagttttatactctctctctctctctctctctctctctctctctctctctctctctctctctctctctctctctctctctctctctctctctctcccctccccccctccccccctccccctccctcgccttctcccctccccctccctcgccttctcccctccccctccctcgccttctcccctccccctccctcgccttctcccctccccctccctcgccttctcccctccctctccctcgccttctcccctccccctccctcgccttctccctccctctctcccctctattcagactctctcccctctattcagactctctccctttccctccaactATAAATATTAGTAGCTTTAAGTGTCGGAAGAACAAAGTTTAGAATTATCACGGAGGAAGTGCCTAGCagagtttgttgttgtttgtatgagGACGAACTGGCCCCACACTGCTCCTCCTTGGCACATGGGTGGATTTTGCTTTTAGAAGTGATGTGCGTCGTCGTTTGCGTGTGGGCCTTTTGTCTATTTtcatttggtgtgtgtat belongs to Penaeus chinensis breed Huanghai No. 1 chromosome 4, ASM1920278v2, whole genome shotgun sequence and includes:
- the LOC125025004 gene encoding uncharacterized protein LOC125025004 isoform X2, translated to MGAEADPNAKKATPEEPKKGSFISKKLIRGVRPPGYLQSGEMIGMPQARVASVPEALKGGVPIPFPHKMSKEFMDAYYRNATEERGEGQAADVVNQSTSKVPDLAAEHAANSGHNPPISTAGVNYHGQDDSSLQKSNAEQLPARPQQDHREPQHRRAQHHEQRGPPLTANA